In a single window of the bacterium genome:
- a CDS encoding HNH endonuclease: MLEKIRKAGAATGRHQTREELLLAGLDALLAGLEIPERSASESAGEQLPRGNSAPPYQVVIYRCEECGAARLPDGRPLAPAVAAQAACDCREQRDGEPNRASIPPALRRQVLARDGHRCQAPGCRATRFLEVHHREPRRRGGRNSAANLITLCAACHRLLHERGAGLAVALPAAALPSTG; the protein is encoded by the coding sequence ATGCTGGAGAAGATCCGCAAAGCCGGCGCCGCGACTGGTCGGCACCAGACTCGCGAGGAGCTTCTGCTCGCCGGACTGGACGCCCTCCTTGCGGGCCTGGAGATTCCCGAACGCAGCGCCAGTGAGAGCGCCGGTGAGCAGTTGCCACGTGGCAACTCCGCCCCGCCCTACCAGGTCGTGATCTATCGCTGCGAGGAGTGCGGCGCGGCGCGCCTGCCTGACGGCCGCCCGCTGGCGCCGGCGGTGGCCGCGCAGGCGGCCTGCGACTGCCGCGAGCAACGCGACGGCGAACCCAATCGCGCGTCGATCCCACCCGCCTTGCGCCGGCAGGTGCTCGCCCGCGACGGCCATCGCTGCCAGGCGCCGGGCTGCCGGGCCACGCGCTTCCTGGAAGTGCATCACCGCGAGCCGCGGCGACGGGGGGGTCGAAACAGCGCGGCGAACCTGATCACCCTTTGCGCGGCCTGCCACCGACTGCTGCACGAACGCGGCGCAGGGCTTGCCGTCGCACTGCCGGCAGCGGCCTTGCCGAGCACCGGCTGA
- a CDS encoding DNA-3-methyladenine glycosylase I, translating into MREPTRCSWAGQDSLYRAYHDCEWGVPVHDDRLLFEFLVLEGAQAGLSWRTILNKREHYREVFAAFEPVKVARFDARKIERLLADPGIVRNRAKVASAVANARAFLAVQKEQGSFDRYLWAFVGGAPIQNRWRALAELPAETAESRALSKDLKTRGFSFVGPTICYAFMQAVGMVNDHTVDCFRHRALR; encoded by the coding sequence CTGCGCGAGCCGACGCGCTGCAGCTGGGCGGGCCAGGACTCCCTCTACCGCGCCTATCACGACTGCGAGTGGGGAGTGCCCGTCCACGACGATCGCCTGCTCTTCGAGTTCCTCGTCCTCGAGGGCGCGCAGGCCGGCCTGAGCTGGCGCACCATCCTGAACAAGCGCGAGCACTATCGCGAGGTCTTCGCCGCCTTCGAGCCGGTCAAGGTGGCTCGCTTCGACGCGCGCAAGATCGAGCGCCTGCTCGCCGATCCGGGCATCGTGCGCAATCGAGCGAAGGTAGCCAGCGCCGTCGCCAACGCGCGCGCCTTCCTCGCGGTGCAAAAAGAACAGGGCAGCTTCGATCGCTACCTCTGGGCCTTCGTGGGCGGCGCGCCGATCCAGAACCGCTGGCGCGCGCTCGCCGAGCTTCCCGCCGAGACCGCCGAATCGCGCGCACTGAGCAAGGACCTGAAGACGCGCGGTTTCAGCTTCGTCGGCCCGACGATCTGCTATGCCTTCATGCAGGCCGTGGGGATGGTCAACGACCACACGG